One Gloeothece verrucosa PCC 7822 DNA window includes the following coding sequences:
- a CDS encoding retropepsin-like aspartic protease family protein has product MKKFFSVLILASGIMVAPLTSSSTQAQSGCYLEGTGGQHIDLGHLCGAGSSTPSVGVSGVYQIPIIRRVSGIPTVMVVFNGKQRFEMLFDTGASGVTITESMAKAIGVRKETQDVAQTAGGPVAYHLGRVFSLQAGNLTRKNLVVGIVSQMEGQDQGLLGQNFFGDYDVMIKEKVIELHPRR; this is encoded by the coding sequence ATGAAAAAATTTTTTAGTGTCCTGATTCTGGCATCAGGAATAATGGTTGCTCCGTTGACATCATCCTCAACCCAAGCTCAATCAGGATGTTATTTAGAAGGGACAGGCGGGCAGCATATAGATTTAGGACATCTTTGTGGTGCTGGTTCATCAACTCCGTCTGTGGGAGTCTCAGGCGTTTATCAAATCCCTATCATCCGTCGCGTTTCAGGAATTCCTACGGTTATGGTGGTTTTTAATGGTAAACAGCGTTTTGAGATGCTTTTTGATACCGGTGCATCAGGAGTCACCATTACAGAATCTATGGCCAAAGCGATCGGCGTTCGTAAAGAAACTCAAGATGTGGCTCAAACGGCGGGAGGTCCGGTAGCGTATCATCTAGGTCGTGTATTTTCCCTACAAGCTGGCAATTTAACGCGGAAAAATCTCGTCGTGGGTATTGTTTCGCAAATGGAAGGACAAGACCAAGGTCTGCTTGGACAAAACTTTTTTGGGGACTATGATGTAATGATCAAAGAAAAAGTGATTGAATTACATCCTCGTCGTTAA
- a CDS encoding glycosyltransferase family 4 protein, with translation MFKLLFLSTPVGFLGSGIGGGVELSLYNVAKILLSRGHQIQVVAPASSVLPEIPIIEIAGNLQISAQSQERDTPICLPPNSVLENMWDYARQVQTEYDLIVNFAYDWLPFYLTPFFHRPIAHFITMASLSTAMDQIIQKIYAQFPQTLGFYSKVQAETFGIGDKGRYLSSAIDLSLYEFCNTPESHLAWCGRIAPEKALEDAVAACDQTGVPLKIFGKIQDPQYWQKICQDYPNAPIEYVGFLSTDELQRHLRKSRALIMTPRWVEAFGNVVIEALACGVPVIAYRRGGPAEIIEQGKTGFLVEPDDVMALVSAIERLDEIDRLSCRISAETHYSLDALGDRFEAWFKDIIAIA, from the coding sequence ATGTTTAAATTATTATTTTTATCAACCCCAGTGGGTTTCCTCGGCTCGGGAATAGGAGGAGGCGTAGAATTAAGTTTATATAATGTCGCTAAAATTTTACTGTCTCGAGGCCACCAAATACAGGTAGTTGCCCCGGCCTCATCAGTATTACCTGAGATTCCTATCATTGAAATAGCTGGTAATTTACAGATTTCAGCCCAAAGCCAAGAACGAGATACTCCCATCTGTTTACCCCCGAATTCAGTATTAGAAAATATGTGGGACTATGCGCGGCAAGTGCAAACCGAGTATGATTTAATTGTCAATTTTGCCTATGATTGGCTTCCCTTTTATTTAACTCCTTTTTTTCATCGTCCTATCGCTCATTTTATTACGATGGCATCCCTCAGCACCGCGATGGATCAGATTATTCAAAAAATTTATGCTCAATTTCCCCAAACTTTGGGCTTTTATTCGAAAGTCCAAGCAGAAACCTTTGGTATAGGAGATAAGGGTCGTTACCTCAGTAGTGCCATCGATCTATCGTTATATGAATTTTGCAATACCCCAGAATCTCACTTAGCCTGGTGCGGACGCATTGCCCCAGAAAAGGCGTTAGAAGACGCAGTAGCCGCCTGTGATCAAACAGGAGTTCCCCTAAAAATTTTTGGCAAAATACAAGACCCGCAATATTGGCAAAAAATCTGTCAAGATTATCCCAATGCTCCCATAGAATATGTAGGGTTTTTATCTACAGACGAACTCCAACGCCATCTCCGTAAAAGCCGTGCTTTGATCATGACACCCCGTTGGGTAGAAGCTTTTGGCAATGTGGTTATTGAAGCTTTAGCTTGTGGTGTTCCTGTTATTGCCTACCGCCGAGGGGGTCCGGCAGAAATTATTGAGCAGGGAAAAACGGGGTTTTTAGTTGAACCCGATGATGTTATGGCATTGGTTAGCGCTATTGAACGACTCGATGAAATTGATCGTCTTAGTTGCCGCATCTCGGCAGAAACCCATTACTCTTTAGACGCATTGGGCGATCGCTTTGAAGCTTGGTTTAAGGATATTATCGCTATCGCTTAA
- a CDS encoding HEAT repeat domain-containing protein: MMRYPFPLLMAICISYLGLAPNEIRLAKVKTTGSQILIIQILEANAQQPPSSTQKGSAYDRYMKEGYQAMQEKDYQKAKAFFEKAVSARPGDSYAKSALNNVQKNLGKPTQEHSANAAKNLSLFSGNSLWLIIGLSLLFLAFLGALISFLTRFNKGSKSLKFSSSKPKKDSSELEAESSFSGHFFNKNNEEQAADNSFKPNANSGREYSLPVQPTTRIPSLDLIEELIKSLEDPDSKNRRKSIWKLAQVSDSRAMKPLVDLMIQTDSYERSLILEALSQVCSRTLRPMNQALAISLQDKNSQVRKNAIRDLTRLYDLMSQINELLCYALDDENIEVQETAKWALSKLNLRMPIKLNLGTENVDEESTFEEDIDDEDINETDNRNPWKT; the protein is encoded by the coding sequence ATGATGCGTTATCCTTTTCCACTTTTAATGGCTATCTGTATTAGTTATCTGGGCCTTGCTCCTAATGAGATTCGCCTAGCTAAAGTTAAAACAACGGGTTCACAAATCTTAATAATCCAAATCCTAGAAGCTAATGCTCAACAACCCCCTTCTTCTACTCAAAAGGGATCAGCTTATGATCGCTATATGAAGGAGGGTTATCAGGCGATGCAAGAAAAAGATTATCAAAAAGCGAAAGCGTTCTTTGAAAAAGCCGTCTCAGCAAGACCCGGTGATTCTTATGCTAAGTCCGCCCTCAATAATGTCCAAAAAAACCTAGGTAAACCCACTCAAGAACACTCGGCTAACGCGGCTAAAAATCTTTCCCTTTTTTCGGGCAATTCCCTTTGGCTCATCATCGGTTTAAGCTTGCTATTTCTGGCTTTTTTGGGAGCATTAATTTCTTTCTTGACGCGGTTTAATAAAGGGTCTAAATCCCTAAAATTTTCCTCATCAAAACCGAAAAAAGATTCCTCAGAATTGGAAGCAGAATCGTCATTTTCTGGACATTTTTTCAACAAAAATAATGAGGAGCAAGCGGCGGATAATAGTTTTAAACCTAATGCTAACTCAGGGAGAGAATATTCTTTACCCGTTCAACCCACCACCCGAATTCCGAGTTTAGATCTCATTGAAGAGTTGATAAAATCTCTTGAAGATCCCGACTCAAAAAACCGACGCAAATCGATCTGGAAGCTTGCTCAAGTTTCAGATTCTCGGGCGATGAAGCCTTTGGTGGATTTAATGATTCAAACAGACTCTTATGAGCGGAGCTTAATTTTAGAAGCTCTATCACAAGTGTGTAGCCGCACCCTCAGACCCATGAATCAGGCATTGGCAATTTCCTTACAGGATAAAAATTCTCAAGTCCGTAAAAATGCCATCCGAGATTTAACGCGATTATATGATTTGATGTCTCAAATTAATGAACTTTTATGTTATGCTCTTGATGATGAAAATATCGAAGTTCAGGAAACCGCCAAATGGGCATTAAGCAAATTAAATCTGCGAATGCCAATTAAATTAAATTTAGGCACAGAGAATGTCGATGAAGAGAGTACATTTGAGGAAGATATAGACGATGAAGACATCAATGAAACCGACAATCGAAATCCTTGGAAAACCTAG
- the nadB gene encoding L-aspartate oxidase, with protein MADHLYPSSDTPKIPKQSDILVVGSGAAGLYAALCLPSHYQVCLITKDTLKTGASDWAQGGIAAAVDPADSPKLHFEDTLRAGAGLCDPKAVKFLVEQAPAAINRLVELGVSFDRKGEQLAMTLEAAHSRPRVLHAADTTGRAIVSTLTEEVLKRPNIQILSQAVALSLWLNPQSGQCQGISCLYQNQIRWLKAGAVILATGGGGQVYAQTTNPTVSTGDGVALAWRCGAMVRDLEFVQFHPTALTKPGAPHFLISEAVRGEGAYLVDSLGERFAYAYDERGELAPRDVVSRAIFNHLQKTSTDPAKANVYLDLRPIEPERIRRRFPNIIRVCQQWGVDVFTEPIPVVPAAHYWMGGVSTDLNAQTSIRGLYAIGETASTGVHGANRLASNSLLECVVFCAQLPYLEIEAISTTEESLPISVIPKTEAWSEEIDKIKQLRADLPVLMWQSAAISRSHDGLELALKRVIDWREEVAGFKVCQYILNLTANQNLILESPIQEQQLRIAAEVLNLLDIAYLILKSALFRTESRGGHYRSDYPQPSPHWQVHTLVQHDRWWTSSINS; from the coding sequence TTGGCTGACCACCTTTACCCATCTTCAGACACCCCGAAAATTCCTAAGCAAAGCGACATTCTTGTAGTAGGGTCAGGTGCGGCTGGACTCTACGCCGCTTTGTGTTTACCTTCTCATTATCAAGTGTGTCTGATTACCAAAGATACCTTAAAAACGGGCGCAAGCGACTGGGCGCAAGGAGGAATTGCCGCCGCCGTAGATCCGGCCGACTCGCCTAAACTTCATTTTGAAGATACCTTAAGAGCCGGTGCCGGTTTATGCGACCCGAAAGCGGTTAAATTTTTAGTAGAACAAGCACCTGCCGCCATTAACAGGCTAGTAGAATTAGGGGTCAGCTTTGACCGCAAAGGGGAACAACTGGCCATGACTCTAGAAGCCGCCCACTCAAGACCTCGGGTTCTTCATGCGGCTGATACCACAGGTCGGGCCATTGTCAGCACGCTAACCGAAGAAGTCTTAAAACGTCCTAATATACAAATTCTTTCTCAGGCCGTCGCCTTGAGTTTATGGCTAAACCCCCAAAGCGGTCAATGTCAGGGCATTAGTTGTCTTTATCAAAATCAGATCCGTTGGCTCAAAGCCGGTGCCGTCATTTTAGCCACTGGAGGCGGCGGACAAGTTTATGCTCAAACCACTAACCCCACCGTCAGTACAGGGGATGGAGTCGCTTTAGCCTGGCGGTGCGGGGCAATGGTACGAGACTTAGAATTTGTTCAATTTCATCCCACTGCGCTGACTAAACCCGGTGCCCCCCATTTTCTCATCAGTGAAGCCGTTAGGGGAGAAGGCGCTTATCTGGTGGATAGTCTTGGGGAACGCTTTGCTTATGCTTATGACGAACGCGGAGAATTAGCCCCTAGAGATGTGGTGAGTCGAGCCATCTTTAATCATCTGCAAAAAACTAGCACAGATCCAGCCAAGGCTAACGTTTATCTGGATTTACGCCCCATAGAGCCAGAACGCATCCGGCGACGTTTTCCTAATATTATTCGTGTCTGTCAACAATGGGGAGTAGATGTTTTCACAGAACCCATTCCGGTTGTACCGGCTGCCCATTATTGGATGGGAGGAGTGTCCACAGATTTAAACGCACAAACCTCTATTCGCGGATTATACGCTATCGGTGAAACAGCAAGTACGGGAGTACATGGAGCTAATCGCTTGGCTAGTAACTCCCTATTAGAGTGTGTGGTGTTTTGCGCCCAACTTCCTTATCTAGAAATTGAGGCTATTTCCACAACCGAAGAGAGTTTACCTATATCGGTCATTCCAAAAACTGAAGCATGGTCCGAAGAAATCGACAAAATTAAACAACTCCGCGCAGATTTACCCGTCCTCATGTGGCAAAGTGCGGCTATTAGTCGCTCTCATGATGGCTTAGAATTAGCTTTAAAAAGAGTTATTGATTGGCGCGAAGAGGTGGCAGGCTTTAAGGTCTGTCAATATATCCTGAATTTAACAGCTAATCAAAATTTAATATTAGAGTCGCCGATCCAAGAGCAACAACTGAGAATAGCCGCAGAGGTGCTAAATTTGTTAGATATTGCCTATTTAATTCTCAAAAGTGCCCTCTTCCGCACAGAAAGCCGAGGAGGACACTATCGCAGTGATTATCCTCAGCCATCCCCCCATTGGCAAGTTCATACCTTAGTACAACATGATCGCTGGTGGACATCTTCCATCAACTCTTGA
- the psbU gene encoding photosystem II complex extrinsic protein PsbU, translating into MKVIARILIVFTLILGLVGFFNPIPAQAALNAVDAKLTTEFGQKIDLNNSHIRQFRDLRGFYPNLATKIIKNAPYNKVEEVLDIPGLSESQKNRLQANLNRFTVTQPSKELNEGDDRINPGVY; encoded by the coding sequence ATGAAAGTTATTGCTCGTATTCTCATTGTTTTTACCCTAATTCTCGGTTTAGTAGGGTTTTTTAACCCCATTCCAGCCCAAGCGGCTCTTAATGCGGTTGATGCTAAACTAACCACAGAATTTGGTCAAAAAATCGATTTAAATAATAGCCATATCCGTCAATTCCGGGATTTACGGGGTTTCTATCCCAATTTAGCCACCAAAATCATCAAAAATGCTCCTTATAACAAGGTAGAAGAGGTGCTAGATATTCCTGGCTTATCTGAAAGTCAAAAAAATCGCTTACAAGCTAATTTAAACAGATTTACCGTGACTCAACCTTCTAAAGAATTAAACGAAGGAGATGATCGCATTAACCCCGGTGTTTACTAA
- a CDS encoding peroxiredoxin, producing MALQLGDIVPDFTQDSSEGSISFHQWAGDSWVVLFSHPADYTPVCTTELGTVASLKPEFDKRNVKVIALSVDNAESHRGWINDINETQKTTVNYPIIADPDRKVSDLYGMIHPNSLNNLTVRSVFIIDPNKKLRLTITYPASTGRNFDEILRVIDSLQLTDNYQVATPANWKDGDDCVVVPSIPTEEAKQKFPKGVTEVKPYLRTTPQPNK from the coding sequence ATGGCTCTTCAACTAGGCGATATTGTACCTGACTTTACTCAGGACTCTAGCGAGGGCAGTATTTCATTTCACCAATGGGCAGGAGATAGCTGGGTAGTGCTGTTTTCCCATCCGGCTGACTACACTCCTGTTTGCACCACTGAGTTAGGCACCGTCGCAAGTCTAAAACCTGAGTTTGATAAGCGTAATGTTAAAGTGATCGCCTTAAGTGTGGATAATGCTGAGTCTCACCGAGGCTGGATCAACGACATTAACGAAACTCAGAAGACAACGGTTAATTATCCTATTATTGCTGACCCAGACCGTAAGGTATCGGATCTCTATGGGATGATTCATCCGAATTCTCTCAATAATTTAACTGTCCGCAGTGTATTTATTATTGACCCTAACAAAAAACTTCGTCTAACCATTACTTATCCAGCGAGTACCGGGCGTAACTTTGATGAAATTCTTCGAGTGATCGATTCTTTACAATTGACGGATAATTATCAAGTAGCCACGCCGGCTAACTGGAAAGATGGAGATGATTGTGTGGTTGTTCCTTCTATTCCCACCGAAGAAGCCAAGCAAAAATTCCCCAAAGGAGTGACCGAAGTTAAGCCTTATTTACGGACCACTCCTCAACCGAACAAGTAA
- a CDS encoding glycoside hydrolase, translated as MSYPLYVAFIWHQHQPLYKSPEAVTDASGQYRLPWVRLHGTKDYLDLVLILERYPKLHQTVNLVPSLILQLEDYAAGTALDPYIALTLTPEAQLTEKHKKFIIEHFFDANHHRLIDPHPRYAQLYSQRQDEGRLWCLENWTHQDYSDLLTWHNLAWIDPLFWDDPDIETWLKQGKDFTLSDRQRLFTKQKQIISRILPQHRKMQESGQLEVTTTPYTHPILPLLADTHEGLVAVPNMRLPERRFQWEEDIPRHLRKAWDIYIDRFGREPRGLWPSEQSVSPAILPHISKTGFQWICSDEAVLGHTLNTYFHRDETGNVEDPKALYRPYRLQTSQGDLAIVFRDHRLSDLIGFTYSGMDSKAAATDLVGHLEAINRCLVNQQQEGVSLEQPWLVTIALDGENCWESYERDGIPFLEALYQKLSDHPEIQLVTVSEFLDQFPPTETLPAERLHSGSWVDGSFTTWIGDPVKNRAWDLLADAREILAKHPEATEENNPEAWEALYAAEGSDWFWWFGEGHSSNQDELFDQLFRSHLAGLYSALNEPIPPILRQPLEEHHRKRQHRPESFIHPVIDGFGDEQDWDKAGRIEFGGGSGTMHRREVVQRLLYGWDHLNFYLRLDFQPGVVPGKDIPLELHLLWYYPGAERHNSRANLADLPDQAPLNYYFHHHLGINLMTESVWLQEADEKSFWKPRNTQAIAAFNECLEVAVPWADLRLEPDCHLHLVAVLADQGQFKSYLPEKELVMLQMP; from the coding sequence ATGTCCTATCCTCTATACGTCGCTTTTATTTGGCATCAACACCAACCCCTTTATAAATCCCCCGAAGCTGTGACCGATGCTTCAGGACAATATCGTCTCCCTTGGGTGCGCCTTCATGGGACTAAAGATTACTTAGATTTAGTTTTGATTTTGGAGCGTTATCCAAAACTTCATCAAACGGTTAACCTAGTTCCCTCTTTAATCTTACAACTCGAAGACTATGCCGCCGGTACTGCGTTAGATCCCTACATTGCATTAACCCTAACGCCAGAAGCTCAACTCACAGAAAAACACAAAAAGTTTATCATTGAACATTTCTTTGATGCGAATCACCATCGGCTCATTGATCCTCATCCTCGCTATGCTCAATTATATAGCCAACGCCAAGACGAAGGGCGCTTATGGTGTCTAGAAAACTGGACCCATCAAGATTACAGTGATTTACTCACTTGGCATAATTTAGCCTGGATCGATCCTCTGTTTTGGGATGATCCGGACATTGAAACTTGGCTCAAACAAGGCAAAGATTTTACCTTAAGTGATCGCCAGCGTCTATTTACCAAACAAAAACAAATCATTAGCCGCATTCTTCCCCAACACCGCAAGATGCAGGAAAGCGGACAATTAGAAGTGACCACCACGCCTTATACTCATCCCATTTTACCCCTACTAGCCGATACCCATGAGGGTTTAGTGGCAGTGCCTAATATGAGATTACCTGAGCGGCGTTTTCAGTGGGAAGAGGATATTCCTCGACATTTACGCAAAGCGTGGGATATTTATATCGATCGCTTTGGACGAGAACCGAGAGGGTTATGGCCTTCTGAACAGTCGGTTAGTCCGGCTATTTTACCCCACATTAGTAAAACCGGTTTTCAATGGATTTGTTCGGATGAGGCGGTACTGGGTCATACCCTGAACACTTATTTTCATCGGGATGAAACCGGCAATGTCGAAGACCCTAAAGCACTCTATCGTCCCTACCGCCTCCAAACCTCACAAGGAGATTTAGCCATTGTTTTTCGCGACCACCGTCTTTCTGATTTAATCGGTTTTACCTATAGTGGCATGGATTCAAAAGCGGCGGCAACGGATTTAGTGGGACATTTAGAGGCCATTAACCGTTGTTTGGTCAACCAACAACAAGAAGGCGTGAGTTTAGAGCAACCTTGGTTAGTCACCATTGCTTTAGATGGGGAAAATTGCTGGGAAAGTTATGAGCGAGATGGTATTCCTTTCTTAGAAGCGCTTTATCAAAAATTGAGCGACCATCCAGAAATTCAATTAGTGACGGTTTCAGAATTTTTAGATCAGTTTCCTCCTACAGAAACCCTTCCCGCAGAAAGGTTACATAGTGGTTCTTGGGTAGATGGGAGTTTTACCACTTGGATCGGAGATCCGGTTAAAAATCGCGCTTGGGACTTATTAGCAGATGCTAGAGAGATTTTAGCGAAACATCCCGAAGCAACCGAGGAAAATAATCCCGAAGCTTGGGAGGCGTTATATGCCGCAGAAGGTTCAGATTGGTTTTGGTGGTTTGGTGAGGGACATTCTTCTAATCAGGATGAATTGTTTGATCAATTGTTTCGCTCTCATCTGGCCGGCTTGTACAGCGCCCTAAATGAACCGATTCCGCCGATTTTGCGTCAACCGTTAGAAGAGCATCACAGAAAGCGTCAACATCGTCCTGAAAGCTTTATTCATCCCGTTATTGATGGGTTTGGAGATGAGCAAGACTGGGATAAAGCCGGACGGATAGAATTTGGCGGCGGGAGTGGTACTATGCACCGGCGAGAGGTGGTGCAACGATTATTGTATGGTTGGGATCATTTAAATTTTTATCTGCGTTTGGATTTTCAACCGGGAGTGGTGCCGGGTAAAGATATTCCGCTAGAGTTGCATTTGCTTTGGTATTATCCGGGTGCAGAACGTCATAATAGTCGTGCTAATTTAGCAGATTTACCGGATCAAGCGCCTTTAAATTATTATTTTCATCATCATTTAGGCATTAATTTAATGACTGAGTCGGTTTGGTTACAAGAAGCAGATGAAAAAAGTTTTTGGAAACCGAGAAATACTCAAGCCATAGCCGCCTTTAATGAATGTTTAGAAGTGGCAGTTCCTTGGGCAGATTTAAGGTTAGAACCGGATTGTCATTTGCATTTAGTGGCCGTGTTGGCAGATCAGGGGCAGTTTAAGAGTTATTTACCCGAAAAAGAGTTGGTAATGCTTCAGATGCCTTAA
- a CDS encoding ATP-binding protein, protein MNQNQNIEHLLIIEDLRGKRTIVLESATCSIGRATTNSIVLDSPEISRYHAILLRLTQPETTHHSFRLIDGDLQGKRSKNGISVNGCSCFSHDLQHGDEIYFSKDVRARYYATVNRADIEYLNSCEDEEVSGFLSNLNSPFTTLISSDDTKSYSCETSLERLASFPELIANPIIEIDLLGNITYLNPAAVSQFPNLRQQGLRHPVLAGIVSMVENEQQTHFVREVTVGEQIFEQSIHYIIVGELIRTYLTDITERKRVEALLKQSYEELEHRVQQRTAELASINISLKDEIAERARAENALKQSMATNRALLNAIPDWMFRITKEGTVVNFKAGKCVEVPLLSEEFLEKNLGEVLPSEIGQSMMNCIKEAFLTEELQILEYQLNSHHGEKDYEVRIAITSENEVMAIVRDITERKRVEQDIRHALEKEKQLNELKTRFVTMTSHEFRTPLAIILSSAELIEHYAHKLDEKKKMTHLQRIQTAVKHMTGLLNDVLVLGKAEAGKIEFMPTPISLAQFCRQLVEEVQLTTSTHTIVFCAHNQCPNGCLDQQLLRHILTNLLTNAIKYSPESSLVQFDLICESQKVIFRIQDQGIGIPANEQPELFNSFFRASNVGSISGTGLGLSIVKKAVDLHGGQIEVESRLGEGTTFTVKLPYSGCRLSDKDKLVSLHPSTTATAPLLNQ, encoded by the coding sequence ATGAACCAAAATCAAAACATTGAGCATCTCCTAATAATTGAAGACCTACGTGGAAAACGCACTATAGTGCTAGAGTCGGCAACCTGTTCTATTGGTCGTGCTACCACTAATTCTATCGTCCTCGACTCTCCAGAAATTTCGCGTTATCACGCAATTTTATTGCGGCTAACTCAGCCTGAAACCACTCATCATAGCTTCCGCCTTATCGATGGAGATTTACAGGGAAAACGTAGTAAAAATGGCATCAGCGTTAATGGTTGTTCCTGCTTTTCTCATGACCTTCAACATGGAGATGAGATTTACTTTAGTAAGGATGTTAGGGCCAGATATTATGCCACTGTCAATCGAGCAGACATAGAGTATTTAAACTCTTGTGAAGATGAAGAGGTTTCCGGTTTCTTATCCAATTTAAATAGTCCTTTTACCACCCTGATTTCATCAGATGACACTAAAAGCTATTCTTGCGAAACCTCATTAGAAAGATTAGCCTCTTTTCCGGAACTAATTGCTAATCCGATTATCGAAATTGATTTATTAGGAAACATTACTTATCTCAACCCGGCTGCTGTGTCCCAGTTTCCTAACCTTCGACAACAAGGACTTCGACACCCGGTTCTCGCTGGCATTGTTTCGATGGTAGAAAATGAGCAGCAAACCCATTTTGTCCGAGAAGTAACTGTTGGCGAGCAAATTTTTGAACAATCCATTCATTATATTATCGTGGGAGAACTAATTAGAACTTACCTGACTGATATTACCGAACGCAAACGGGTAGAAGCCTTACTCAAACAGTCTTACGAAGAACTAGAACACAGAGTACAACAACGGACTGCCGAGTTAGCGTCGATCAATATTTCCTTAAAAGATGAAATTGCCGAGCGAGCGCGAGCCGAAAATGCCCTGAAACAGAGTATGGCAACCAATCGGGCCCTTCTCAATGCGATTCCAGATTGGATGTTTCGTATCACCAAAGAGGGGACTGTGGTCAACTTCAAAGCCGGCAAATGTGTTGAAGTGCCTTTGTTGAGTGAGGAATTTTTAGAAAAAAATCTCGGGGAAGTTTTGCCTTCTGAAATCGGTCAATCGATGATGAACTGTATTAAAGAAGCTTTTTTAACTGAAGAATTACAAATTCTTGAGTATCAACTCAACAGCCATCATGGTGAAAAAGATTACGAGGTTCGCATTGCTATTACCTCTGAAAATGAAGTGATGGCGATTGTGCGTGACATCACCGAACGCAAGCGAGTAGAACAAGATATTCGCCATGCTTTAGAAAAAGAAAAACAACTCAATGAACTTAAAACTCGCTTTGTTACCATGACTTCCCATGAGTTTCGCACGCCATTAGCCATCATTTTATCTTCTGCCGAATTAATAGAACATTACGCTCACAAATTGGATGAAAAGAAAAAAATGACTCATCTTCAGCGCATTCAAACGGCAGTCAAACACATGACCGGATTGTTGAATGATGTACTGGTACTCGGTAAAGCCGAAGCGGGCAAAATAGAGTTTATGCCAACACCAATCTCTTTAGCACAATTTTGTCGCCAATTAGTGGAGGAAGTGCAACTGACCACTAGCACTCATACCATTGTCTTTTGCGCTCATAATCAATGCCCAAACGGTTGCCTAGACCAACAACTTCTGCGACATATCCTCACTAATTTGCTCACCAATGCCATTAAGTATTCTCCTGAAAGCAGTCTGGTTCAGTTTGACTTAATATGTGAATCTCAAAAGGTCATTTTTCGCATTCAAGACCAAGGGATCGGCATTCCGGCTAATGAACAACCAGAATTATTTAATTCTTTCTTTAGAGCGAGTAATGTCGGTTCTATATCCGGGACGGGACTAGGATTGAGCATTGTTAAAAAAGCTGTGGATTTACACGGCGGGCAAATAGAAGTAGAAAGCCGCCTGGGAGAGGGTACAACCTTTACCGTCAAGCTTCCTTATAGTGGTTGTCGGTTATCTGACAAAGATAAATTAGTCTCTCTCCACCCAAGCACAACTGCAACTGCACCCTTATTAAATCAATAG
- a CDS encoding response regulator transcription factor — MKKILVIEDELSVRENLVELLEAEGFQVFSTDNGILALLWAEDNLPDLIICDVMMPEIDGYEVLEGLRQIPMRASIPFIFLTAMADKADIRYGMELGADDYLTKPFTREELLRAITSRLSKYEIALQEYEAQHQWTETRQ; from the coding sequence ATGAAAAAAATTCTTGTGATTGAAGATGAACTATCTGTTAGAGAAAACTTAGTAGAGTTGCTCGAAGCTGAAGGTTTTCAGGTCTTTAGTACCGATAATGGCATCCTAGCCTTGTTATGGGCAGAAGATAATCTTCCTGATCTGATTATTTGTGACGTGATGATGCCTGAAATCGATGGCTACGAAGTGCTGGAAGGATTACGCCAAATCCCCATGAGGGCATCAATTCCTTTCATTTTTTTAACGGCAATGGCTGACAAAGCTGATATCAGATATGGCATGGAATTGGGAGCCGATGATTATCTGACTAAGCCTTTTACCCGAGAAGAATTATTGAGAGCGATCACCTCTCGCTTGTCCAAATACGAAATCGCTTTGCAGGAGTACGAGGCTCAACATCAATGGACTGAAACACGGCAATAA